In Planifilum fimeticola, the following are encoded in one genomic region:
- a CDS encoding sulfurtransferase TusA family protein — protein sequence MHALDALNQMKPGEVLLVIADCPQSFRSVPEEVVKHGYELLGEPEQQGQDLHFYIRVPGGQPGSG from the coding sequence ATTCACGCGCTGGATGCGCTAAATCAGATGAAACCCGGAGAAGTGTTGTTGGTGATCGCCGACTGCCCGCAGTCCTTCCGCAGCGTGCCCGAAGAGGTGGTTAAACACGGGTACGAGCTGTTGGGTGAACCGGAACAACAGGGGCAGGATCTCCATTTCTACATCCGGGTGCCCGGCGGGCAACCGGGGAGCGGATAA